From the Sphingomonas aliaeris genome, one window contains:
- a CDS encoding magnesium and cobalt transport protein CorA, with translation MSVVAAYLYRDGKRIRDISVDEANPCGGDTSEFVWIGLLEPTEDELRKLQEKFDLHPLAVEDALKAHQLPKVDVYGSQLFVVARTAHLVSDKIAYGETSIFVGRDHIISVRHGSARAHTELRDHLEAAPDLLKLGVDYVLHAIIDFIVDGYQPIVDTIEEEVLETEQAAMNISLTKDQTAHLFAQRREVIRFQRIIGPMVEVANKLANLDMPCIDAEAKPYFRDVYDHCRRVENMVGGLRDALTSVFEVSALLEQQRQGEITRQLAAWAAILAVPTAIAGIYGMNFKYMPELESHYGYPITVAVILTLCVGLYLQFKRVRWL, from the coding sequence GTCGTAGCTGCCTATCTGTATCGCGACGGGAAGCGGATCCGCGATATATCAGTCGATGAAGCGAACCCATGCGGTGGCGATACCTCGGAGTTCGTGTGGATCGGGCTATTGGAACCGACCGAGGATGAACTCCGCAAGTTGCAGGAAAAGTTCGATCTTCACCCGCTGGCCGTCGAAGATGCGTTGAAGGCGCATCAACTGCCCAAGGTCGATGTCTATGGCAGCCAGTTGTTCGTCGTGGCGCGCACGGCGCACCTGGTATCCGACAAGATCGCATATGGCGAAACCTCGATCTTCGTTGGGCGGGACCATATCATTTCGGTTCGGCACGGGTCGGCGCGGGCGCATACCGAGTTGCGCGATCACCTGGAGGCCGCACCCGATCTGTTGAAACTGGGCGTCGATTACGTGCTGCACGCGATCATAGACTTCATCGTCGATGGATATCAGCCGATCGTCGACACGATCGAAGAGGAAGTGCTGGAGACCGAGCAGGCGGCGATGAACATTTCGCTGACCAAGGATCAGACCGCGCATCTGTTCGCCCAACGGCGCGAAGTCATCCGGTTCCAGCGGATCATAGGACCGATGGTCGAGGTGGCCAACAAACTCGCCAATCTGGACATGCCTTGCATCGACGCCGAGGCGAAACCGTATTTCCGCGACGTCTACGATCACTGCCGCCGGGTGGAAAATATGGTCGGCGGTCTGCGCGATGCGCTGACGTCGGTGTTCGAGGTCAGCGCCCTACTGGAGCAGCAACGACAGGGCGAGATCACCCGCCAGCTTGCCGCGTGGGCCGCGATCCTTGCCGTTCCAACGGCGATCGCGGGCATTTACGGGATGAACTTCAAATATATGCCCGAACTGGAGAGCCATTACGGCTATCCGATCACGGTCGCGGTGATCCTGACCCTGTGCGTCGGGCTATATCTGCAATTCAAGCGGGTACGCTGGTTATAG